In a genomic window of Bordetella petrii:
- the dnaQ gene encoding DNA polymerase III subunit epsilon — protein MRQIIFDTETTGLDPSQGHRIVEIGCVEIVNRVVTGNHLHIYLNPDRDSDPEALAVHGLTTEFLADKPRFADVAQQFLEFIQGAELIAHNAAFDVKFFNAELSMIGRGDLSQYCALVTDSLQHARTLYPGKRNSLDALCDRHGISNAHRTLHGALLDSQLLAEVWLAMTRGQDALLIDVDDASQGGGAGIALGAFDSSVLPVLAATADELAEHEEYLASLDKSVGGACVWRKLDAPVAVDA, from the coding sequence ATGCGTCAAATCATCTTCGATACCGAAACCACCGGCCTGGACCCTTCGCAGGGGCATCGCATCGTCGAGATCGGTTGCGTCGAAATCGTCAACCGCGTCGTGACCGGCAACCACCTGCACATCTACCTGAACCCCGATCGCGACAGCGATCCGGAAGCCCTGGCAGTGCACGGGCTGACCACCGAATTCCTGGCCGACAAGCCGCGCTTCGCCGATGTGGCGCAACAGTTTCTGGAATTCATCCAGGGGGCGGAACTCATCGCCCACAACGCCGCCTTCGATGTGAAATTCTTCAACGCCGAGCTGTCCATGATCGGCCGCGGCGACCTCTCCCAATACTGCGCCCTGGTGACTGATTCGCTGCAGCATGCGCGCACGTTGTACCCGGGCAAGCGCAACTCGCTGGACGCGCTGTGCGACCGCCATGGCATTTCCAACGCGCACCGCACGCTGCACGGCGCTTTGCTCGACTCGCAATTGCTGGCCGAAGTCTGGCTGGCCATGACGCGCGGCCAGGATGCGCTGCTGATCGACGTGGACGACGCCAGCCAGGGGGGCGGGGCCGGCATCGCGCTGGGCGCGTTCGATAGCTCGGTGCTGCCGGTGCTGGCGGCCACGGCCGACGAGTTGGCCGAACACGAAGAGTACTTGGCCAGTCTCGACAAATCCGTGGGTGGCGCATGCGTATGGCGCAAGCTTGATGCGCCGGTCGCGGTCGATGCCTGA
- a CDS encoding DUF3251 domain-containing protein, producing the protein MRISYLFVLAILFLSGCRLDTKTAEEVAQLKQHITQQDSAIQELKRSSEALKAELASVKLDTSFNSLRLNLESASYTAPLNLTDQSFSTVRTGLGIFLVSVQDVTPFANGVKLKLDVGNPQAMTYAGLKFKLSWKTASNANGPDQTKDIDLPQRFLPGSWNRAELVISPAKADDIANVRVSIDPNQVRLQVPASKG; encoded by the coding sequence ATGAGAATTTCTTATCTTTTTGTGCTCGCCATTCTCTTCCTGAGCGGCTGCAGGCTGGATACCAAGACTGCAGAGGAAGTCGCTCAATTGAAGCAGCACATTACGCAGCAAGACAGTGCGATCCAAGAATTGAAGCGGTCAAGCGAGGCGCTCAAAGCCGAGTTAGCTTCCGTGAAGTTGGACACCTCATTCAATTCGTTGAGGCTGAATCTCGAATCAGCATCCTACACAGCTCCACTTAATCTCACCGACCAGAGCTTTTCAACTGTTCGTACCGGCCTGGGGATCTTCCTGGTGTCGGTGCAGGATGTCACTCCGTTCGCCAACGGGGTGAAGCTGAAGCTCGACGTTGGAAACCCTCAGGCCATGACGTATGCGGGCTTGAAGTTCAAGCTTTCCTGGAAGACAGCCAGCAACGCCAATGGGCCCGATCAAACCAAGGATATCGATCTGCCCCAGCGGTTCTTGCCAGGCTCTTGGAACCGGGCGGAGTTGGTCATCTCGCCAGCCAAGGCAGACGACATCGCGAACGTGCGCGTTTCAATCGATCCGAACCAGGTTCGATTGCAGGTACCCGCGTCCAAAGGCTAG
- a CDS encoding phage major capsid protein: MSPLLRYGVLAKASAEIIAGATVGKIQGLATQATQHQVPGTMALADAIGNAATALDVEGWNADTVIIHPNDLFAIRSERTTDEGYVASGWVGGNKQTIWGLRAMSDPSVTEGEPLVLDSSQVAILDRMDARVEFGRSGDDMINNLVTALAEGRLGLAVFSPSAVKIISFGSE; encoded by the coding sequence GTGAGCCCCCTGCTGCGCTACGGCGTCCTGGCCAAGGCTTCGGCAGAGATCATCGCGGGCGCTACCGTGGGCAAGATCCAAGGGCTGGCCACCCAGGCCACGCAGCACCAGGTCCCGGGAACCATGGCCCTGGCCGATGCCATTGGCAATGCTGCCACTGCGCTGGACGTGGAGGGCTGGAATGCTGACACCGTGATCATCCATCCCAATGACCTGTTCGCCATCCGCAGCGAGCGCACGACCGACGAGGGTTATGTGGCCAGCGGCTGGGTGGGCGGAAACAAGCAAACCATCTGGGGCTTGCGTGCCATGTCTGATCCGAGCGTGACCGAGGGCGAGCCTCTGGTGCTGGATAGCTCGCAGGTGGCGATCCTGGACCGCATGGACGCCCGGGTAGAGTTCGGCCGCTCTGGTGACGACATGATCAACAACCTGGTTACGGCGCTGGCTGAAGGCCGCCTTGGCCTGGCTGTGTTCTCCCCCTCGGCCGTGAAGATCATCAGCTTCGGGAGCGAGTGA
- a CDS encoding methyl-accepting chemotaxis protein, which produces MRINLPITQNCYDFPADQTLISITDLKGRITYCNPNFIEVSGFTRAELIGQPHNLVRHPDMPDEAFRDMWETIQAGMPWTALIKNRRKNGDYYWVRANATPMRNGARIVGYLSVRTHAPQDEIQEAEALYAAMRRDAERGQRVHVLHRGAVLNNSLLGRVGRLFSFGLRGQIILSTLFMAAVAPLAYVIGKPYGAPEWVPALASLAAAALVARRLVRIGVAPLREVISTANLLAAGDLTQYVRVDGKGEIGQLQLGLAQLAVSMRTVVRDVREEVVKLRSGAGEIASGNRDMSARTESQAGSLEQTAAAIEQISHTVHQTTGMAESGAGMARETVGAAQRSHEAVQNVVTTMHEISQASQRIGDIIQVIEGVAFQTNILALNAAVESARAGEQGKGFAVVASEVRALAQRTTQAAKEIRALIEESGQRVRLGEQRAGEARTRMDEVVDAIQRVTDSLEHINDTSQQQSSGIGQVNTAVTQLDQITQQNAAMVEELAAAASSLDEQVSVVHDTIRVFRLTDQDSSLAEVDAVALRKEGRAMLGKPSGGQQPGLALIAA; this is translated from the coding sequence ATGCGCATCAACCTTCCGATCACCCAGAATTGCTATGACTTTCCCGCGGACCAGACGCTTATCTCGATAACTGATCTGAAAGGCCGCATCACTTACTGCAACCCCAACTTCATCGAGGTCAGCGGCTTCACGCGCGCCGAGCTGATTGGCCAGCCGCACAACCTGGTGCGGCATCCCGACATGCCGGACGAAGCATTCCGGGATATGTGGGAAACCATCCAGGCCGGCATGCCTTGGACGGCGCTGATCAAGAACCGCCGCAAGAACGGCGATTATTACTGGGTGCGGGCCAACGCCACACCCATGCGCAACGGCGCGCGCATTGTCGGCTATCTGTCTGTGCGCACTCATGCGCCGCAGGACGAGATCCAGGAGGCCGAGGCCCTCTACGCCGCCATGCGCCGCGACGCCGAGCGCGGCCAGCGCGTGCATGTGCTGCATCGCGGCGCGGTGCTGAACAACAGCCTGCTAGGCCGGGTCGGCCGCCTGTTTTCTTTCGGGTTGCGCGGCCAGATCATCCTGTCGACCTTGTTCATGGCGGCGGTTGCGCCGCTGGCCTATGTCATCGGCAAGCCCTACGGCGCGCCCGAGTGGGTGCCGGCCCTGGCCAGCCTCGCGGCCGCCGCGCTGGTGGCCCGGCGGCTCGTCCGCATTGGCGTCGCGCCGCTGCGCGAAGTTATTTCCACTGCCAACTTGCTGGCGGCCGGCGATCTGACGCAGTATGTCCGGGTTGACGGCAAGGGCGAAATCGGCCAACTGCAATTGGGCCTGGCCCAGCTGGCCGTGTCCATGCGCACGGTGGTGCGCGATGTGCGCGAGGAAGTCGTCAAGCTGCGTAGCGGCGCGGGCGAAATCGCCAGCGGCAACCGGGACATGTCGGCGCGCACCGAGTCGCAGGCCGGCAGCCTGGAACAAACCGCCGCCGCCATCGAACAGATTAGCCACACGGTGCACCAGACCACCGGCATGGCCGAATCGGGCGCCGGTATGGCACGCGAAACGGTGGGAGCCGCGCAGCGCAGCCACGAGGCCGTGCAGAACGTAGTGACGACCATGCACGAGATTTCTCAGGCGTCGCAGCGCATCGGCGACATCATTCAGGTGATCGAAGGCGTGGCCTTCCAGACCAACATCCTGGCGCTCAATGCCGCTGTCGAGTCCGCGCGCGCGGGCGAGCAGGGCAAGGGCTTTGCCGTGGTCGCCAGCGAAGTGCGCGCGCTGGCCCAACGCACTACCCAGGCCGCCAAGGAAATCCGCGCGCTCATCGAAGAGTCGGGGCAGCGGGTGCGCCTGGGCGAGCAGCGCGCCGGCGAGGCCCGCACCCGCATGGACGAGGTGGTGGACGCCATCCAGCGTGTCACGGATTCGCTGGAGCATATCAACGATACCAGCCAGCAGCAGTCGTCCGGCATCGGCCAGGTGAATACGGCCGTTACCCAGCTCGACCAGATCACCCAGCAGAATGCCGCCATGGTAGAAGAGCTGGCCGCCGCCGCCAGTTCGCTGGACGAGCAGGTCAGCGTGGTGCATGACACGATTCGCGTCTTCCGGCTGACCGATCAGGACTCCTCGCTGGCTGAAGTCGACGCCGTGGCGCTGCGCAAAGAAGGCCGTGCCATGCTGGGCAAGCCGTCGGGCGGGCAACAGCCCGGCCTGGCGTTGATTGCCGCCTGA
- a CDS encoding GNAT family N-acetyltransferase: MTDRPHVRPMQADDIEPVLRIQASVYPATLLEDAALFQNRLEISPGTCQVAEGPAGLLGYLVAYPWLADHPPALNTPLDAVPRDADSWFVHDCAVLPAAQGLGVAQALLQGGLEHARRRGLCHTSLVALRPAVSYWERLGYRAAAAHAGLRTKLAQYGAGARYMVRSLEKPRG, from the coding sequence ATGACCGACCGCCCGCACGTGCGGCCGATGCAGGCCGACGACATCGAGCCCGTGCTGCGCATCCAGGCCAGCGTGTATCCGGCCACGCTGCTCGAAGACGCCGCGCTGTTCCAGAACCGGCTAGAGATTTCGCCCGGCACCTGCCAGGTAGCGGAAGGCCCGGCCGGCCTGCTGGGCTACCTGGTGGCCTACCCCTGGCTGGCCGATCACCCGCCGGCCTTGAATACTCCGCTGGATGCCGTGCCGCGCGATGCCGACAGCTGGTTCGTGCACGACTGCGCAGTGCTGCCGGCCGCGCAAGGCCTGGGCGTGGCGCAGGCCCTGCTGCAAGGCGGGCTGGAGCATGCCCGGCGCCGCGGCTTGTGCCACACCAGCCTGGTGGCGCTGCGGCCGGCGGTGAGCTACTGGGAGCGCCTGGGCTACCGGGCGGCGGCCGCCCATGCCGGCTTGCGAACCAAGCTGGCGCAATACGGAGCGGGCGCCCGCTACATGGTGCGGTCCCTGGAAAAGCCGCGCGGCTGA
- a CDS encoding glycosyltransferase family 2 protein produces MPIEFRSEAPAAAVPPSQAAAPLRALPARADALGDCHVSCVIPCLNECDNLRLLLPALRAQLQGLCAQWEIIVVDDGSTDATPELMAEWTVLDGMRYVQLSRNFGKEAALSAGFEAADGDAVICLDADLQHPPALIGAMLQRWREGADMVYAVRTHRGDESWLKRTGARVFYRLLSGAHGVEVPAHAGDFRLMDRRVVEALVALPERTRFMKGLYAWVGFRAEPLPYTPDARAHGASRYGAWRLVRLALDGLTAFTTWPLRLVSLLGCAFSLASFAYGSYLVLAYWFNGNQVSGWTTIITALLFFAGVNLISLGVVGEYVARIFDEVKGRPLYVVRQRRGRAQRTGARRGQA; encoded by the coding sequence ATGCCCATCGAGTTCCGTTCAGAAGCGCCCGCGGCCGCCGTGCCGCCTTCCCAGGCTGCCGCGCCGCTGCGCGCGCTGCCTGCCCGTGCCGACGCCCTCGGCGACTGCCACGTCAGCTGTGTCATTCCCTGCCTGAATGAGTGCGACAACCTGCGCCTGCTGCTGCCCGCATTACGGGCGCAGCTGCAGGGGCTGTGCGCCCAATGGGAGATTATCGTCGTCGATGACGGCAGCACCGATGCCACCCCCGAATTGATGGCCGAATGGACTGTGCTGGACGGCATGCGCTATGTGCAGCTGTCGCGCAATTTCGGCAAGGAAGCCGCCTTGTCAGCCGGATTCGAGGCCGCCGACGGCGACGCGGTGATCTGCCTGGATGCGGACCTGCAGCATCCGCCCGCCCTGATCGGCGCCATGCTGCAGCGCTGGCGCGAGGGCGCCGACATGGTCTATGCCGTGCGCACGCACCGCGGCGACGAATCGTGGCTGAAGCGGACTGGCGCGCGTGTGTTTTATCGGCTGCTCAGCGGCGCCCACGGGGTAGAGGTGCCGGCCCATGCCGGCGATTTCCGGTTGATGGACCGCCGCGTGGTAGAGGCCCTGGTGGCGTTGCCCGAGCGCACGCGCTTCATGAAAGGGCTGTATGCCTGGGTGGGTTTCCGGGCGGAGCCCTTGCCTTATACGCCCGACGCGCGCGCACACGGCGCCAGCCGCTACGGCGCGTGGCGGCTGGTGCGCCTGGCGCTGGACGGCCTGACGGCATTCACCACCTGGCCGCTGCGCCTGGTCAGCCTGCTGGGCTGCGCATTTTCGCTGGCGTCGTTCGCTTACGGCTCCTACCTGGTGCTGGCCTATTGGTTCAACGGCAACCAGGTGTCGGGCTGGACCACCATCATCACCGCGTTGTTGTTTTTTGCCGGCGTGAACCTGATTTCGCTGGGCGTGGTCGGCGAGTATGTCGCCCGCATTTTCGACGAAGTAAAGGGCCGGCCTTTGTATGTCGTGCGCCAACGGCGGGGCCGGGCCCAGCGAACCGGCGCCAGGCGGGGCCAGGCATGA
- a CDS encoding ArnT family glycosyltransferase, giving the protein MNAYRLKQLRAGVPPAGLLLLAAGIWLGWLAWMRPLTLPDEGRYAGVAWEMLRSGSHAVPLLDGMPYFHKPPLYYWMAELCFRLFGLNEWAARMPSWLAAWAALAGLYAFVRRYRDAACATAAVVILATMPFYYGAAQFANTDMLVAGLVTLAVLAGADAVLRAEAGERYRVPSLAAAVAAALAVLAKGLIGLVLPGAALCLWLLYTRRWRGFVVLLWPPALAAFALVAVPWFWLMQQRFPGFFHYFFVYQHFERFAQSGFNNVQPFWFYVPVVVGLALPWSLWGGGALRKVFWTDADAFGLRSLMAIWAGVVLVFFSIPSSKLIGYVLPALPPLAVLLAEVLQQALQRGDPRRTRRMAWGCAAASAAICVVLVGVFAANPRRSAEALGRRIAAEMGPADTLVTLHSYPFDLGFYTGARRPGWVVDDWSDPEIALRDNWRKELYDAGQFGPQVARRVLVPHGGLAARLCAAAPGSRFWVWGGVDDGRRFRILHGMQAPLADAHYRVWRVDVDAAFRQRVCGETPTAGLPGTSARPGPAG; this is encoded by the coding sequence ATGAACGCATACCGCTTGAAGCAGTTGCGTGCCGGGGTGCCGCCGGCCGGCCTTTTGCTGCTGGCCGCCGGCATCTGGCTGGGCTGGCTGGCCTGGATGCGGCCGCTTACCCTGCCCGACGAGGGCCGCTACGCCGGCGTGGCCTGGGAAATGCTGCGCAGCGGCTCGCACGCCGTGCCGCTGCTGGACGGCATGCCGTATTTCCACAAACCGCCGCTGTACTACTGGATGGCCGAGCTGTGTTTCCGCCTGTTCGGGTTGAACGAATGGGCGGCCCGCATGCCGTCGTGGCTGGCCGCCTGGGCCGCGCTTGCCGGGCTGTACGCATTCGTGCGGCGCTATCGCGATGCCGCGTGCGCCACCGCCGCCGTCGTCATCCTGGCCACCATGCCGTTCTATTACGGCGCGGCCCAGTTCGCCAATACCGACATGCTGGTGGCAGGCCTGGTGACGCTGGCCGTGCTGGCTGGCGCCGACGCGGTGCTGCGCGCTGAGGCGGGCGAGCGTTATCGGGTGCCGTCGCTGGCCGCGGCCGTGGCGGCGGCGCTGGCGGTGCTGGCCAAGGGTCTGATCGGCCTGGTGCTGCCGGGGGCCGCGCTGTGCCTGTGGCTGCTGTACACGCGCCGCTGGCGCGGCTTTGTCGTGCTGCTGTGGCCGCCCGCCCTGGCCGCGTTCGCGTTGGTGGCCGTGCCGTGGTTCTGGCTGATGCAGCAGCGTTTTCCGGGTTTCTTCCATTACTTCTTCGTATATCAGCACTTCGAGCGCTTTGCCCAGTCGGGTTTTAACAACGTGCAGCCATTCTGGTTTTACGTGCCTGTGGTGGTCGGCCTGGCACTGCCCTGGTCGCTGTGGGGCGGCGGCGCCCTGCGCAAGGTTTTCTGGACGGACGCCGATGCCTTCGGGCTGCGCAGTCTGATGGCGATATGGGCGGGGGTCGTGCTGGTTTTCTTTTCGATTCCCAGCTCGAAACTGATCGGCTATGTGCTGCCGGCGTTGCCGCCCCTGGCGGTGTTGCTGGCCGAAGTCTTGCAGCAGGCCCTGCAGCGCGGCGACCCGCGGCGCACGCGGCGCATGGCATGGGGCTGCGCCGCCGCGTCGGCCGCCATCTGCGTCGTGCTGGTGGGGGTGTTCGCCGCCAATCCGCGCCGCAGCGCCGAAGCGCTGGGCCGCCGTATCGCGGCCGAGATGGGCCCGGCCGACACGCTGGTGACGCTGCACTCGTATCCCTTTGACCTGGGTTTTTATACGGGCGCGCGCCGGCCGGGCTGGGTGGTGGACGACTGGAGCGATCCCGAGATCGCGCTACGGGACAACTGGCGCAAAGAGCTTTACGACGCCGGCCAGTTCGGGCCCCAGGTGGCGCGCCGCGTACTGGTGCCGCATGGCGGGCTGGCCGCCCGCCTGTGCGCGGCGGCGCCCGGTAGCCGGTTCTGGGTGTGGGGCGGCGTCGACGATGGCCGGCGCTTTCGCATCTTGCACGGCATGCAGGCGCCGCTTGCCGACGCGCACTACCGGGTCTGGCGGGTGGACGTCGACGCGGCGTTCAGGCAGCGGGTCTGTGGCGAAACGCCCACAGCCGGCTTGCCAGGAACGTCAGCACGGCCAGGCCCAGCAGGATGA
- a CDS encoding GtrA family protein, giving the protein MRALLKQIGWFIAVGCAAAATHWLAAVACVELLGMPPLAANAAGWLIAFVVSFTGHYRLTFRHLASRWTIAGRRFFLISACGFALNEAAYAWLLHVTRVRYDVLLAIILLGLAVLTFLASRLWAFRHRPAA; this is encoded by the coding sequence ATGCGCGCCTTGCTCAAACAAATTGGCTGGTTCATCGCCGTGGGCTGCGCGGCCGCGGCCACACACTGGCTGGCCGCCGTGGCCTGCGTCGAATTGCTGGGCATGCCCCCGCTGGCCGCCAATGCGGCAGGCTGGCTGATTGCGTTCGTCGTATCGTTCACGGGTCATTATCGACTTACCTTCCGCCACCTGGCGTCACGCTGGACCATAGCCGGGCGGCGTTTCTTCTTGATTTCAGCGTGCGGATTCGCCTTGAATGAGGCGGCATACGCATGGCTGCTCCACGTCACGCGCGTACGCTACGACGTGCTGCTGGCGATCATCCTGCTGGGCCTGGCCGTGCTGACGTTCCTGGCAAGCCGGCTGTGGGCGTTTCGCCACAGACCCGCTGCCTGA
- a CDS encoding ChbG/HpnK family deacetylase → MNAGIDAGMLRLAKLGRLSAISCLTQGPTFTAHAAGLQDADLDLGVHLNLTEALGHPGQADVAPLRALIARAYTGRLDEAWIDDQLTRQFDAFEDVLGRAPDYVDGHQHVHQLPGVLPRLLRLLEQRYGRQTPWLRYTAPGMQEGIPLRESAKARLIGALGAETVARVARRDGWRTNRRLLGVYSLQGGARRYADLLQRWLLNARDGDLLMCHPAVSGAGDTLAGQRAAEFEVLARADLGDWMRLNGVCVARPVAAQLSEML, encoded by the coding sequence ATGAATGCGGGCATCGACGCGGGCATGCTGCGCCTGGCGAAGCTGGGCCGGCTCAGCGCCATCAGCTGCCTGACGCAAGGGCCGACCTTTACCGCCCATGCCGCCGGCCTGCAAGACGCCGACCTGGATCTGGGCGTGCACTTGAACCTGACCGAAGCCTTGGGGCATCCCGGCCAGGCCGACGTGGCGCCGTTGCGCGCCCTGATCGCGCGCGCCTACACCGGCCGGCTCGACGAGGCCTGGATCGACGACCAGCTGACCCGCCAGTTCGACGCGTTCGAAGATGTGCTGGGGCGCGCTCCCGATTATGTCGATGGCCACCAGCACGTGCATCAGCTGCCCGGCGTATTGCCGCGCCTGCTGCGCTTGCTGGAGCAGCGCTACGGGCGCCAGACGCCGTGGCTGCGCTATACCGCGCCCGGCATGCAGGAAGGCATTCCGTTGCGCGAATCGGCCAAGGCGCGCCTGATTGGCGCGCTGGGCGCCGAGACGGTGGCGCGCGTGGCCCGCCGCGATGGCTGGCGCACCAACCGGCGGCTGCTGGGCGTATACAGCTTGCAGGGCGGCGCGCGCCGTTACGCCGACCTGCTGCAGCGCTGGCTGCTGAATGCGCGCGACGGCGATCTGCTGATGTGCCATCCGGCCGTGTCGGGCGCCGGCGACACGCTCGCCGGCCAGCGCGCTGCCGAGTTCGAAGTGCTGGCGCGCGCCGACCTGGGCGACTGGATGCGGTTGAATGGCGTGTGCGTGGCGCGCCCGGTGGCAGCGCAGCTGTCTGAAATGCTATAG
- a CDS encoding alpha/beta hydrolase, whose product MPLLPRFPLRRLLGVGLVAAASAVGCTQLDAWQRQAIFSPEPDQQRWWREPPADTEIFDLALPSGDKVHAWYWQHPRPGAPAVLYLHGARWNLNGSAFRMEGWTRMGYSVLAIDYRGFGESTPLLPSEDTAFEDAAAALRELARRQPDPARRFVYGHSLGGAIAIDLAARDDMPPFAGLIVESSFTSIAAMLGTLKWGKLPGASLLVTQPFASVEKLATLTTPMLFLHGTADRVVPHTMSDELFAAALKVPPHLKRLVKIDGASHSGSIRSGQAYETAVRDFVRDARQAYRPVAAGNVAAPPL is encoded by the coding sequence ATGCCGTTGCTCCCCCGTTTTCCGCTACGCCGCCTGCTGGGCGTTGGCCTGGTGGCCGCCGCCAGCGCGGTTGGCTGCACCCAGCTCGACGCCTGGCAACGGCAGGCCATCTTCTCCCCCGAGCCCGACCAGCAGCGCTGGTGGCGCGAGCCGCCGGCCGACACCGAGATCTTCGACCTGGCCCTGCCCAGCGGCGACAAGGTTCACGCCTGGTACTGGCAGCATCCCCGCCCGGGCGCACCCGCCGTGCTGTACCTGCACGGCGCGCGCTGGAACCTGAACGGCAGCGCCTTCCGCATGGAAGGCTGGACCCGCATGGGCTATTCGGTGCTGGCGATCGACTATCGCGGCTTCGGCGAATCCACCCCCCTGCTGCCATCCGAAGACACCGCGTTCGAAGATGCCGCGGCGGCCCTGCGCGAACTGGCGCGGCGCCAGCCCGACCCCGCGCGCCGTTTCGTCTATGGCCACAGCCTGGGCGGCGCCATCGCCATCGACCTGGCCGCGCGCGACGACATGCCACCCTTCGCCGGCCTGATCGTCGAATCCAGCTTCACCAGCATCGCCGCCATGCTGGGCACTCTGAAATGGGGCAAACTGCCGGGCGCCAGCCTGCTCGTCACGCAGCCGTTCGCCTCGGTCGAGAAGCTGGCCACACTGACCACGCCCATGCTGTTCCTGCACGGCACCGCCGACCGGGTGGTGCCGCACACCATGAGCGACGAACTGTTCGCCGCCGCGCTGAAAGTGCCGCCCCACTTGAAACGGCTGGTGAAAATCGACGGTGCGTCGCATTCGGGTTCGATCCGTAGCGGCCAGGCCTACGAAACCGCGGTGCGCGACTTCGTTCGCGACGCGCGCCAGGCCTACCGCCCGGTGGCGGCCGGCAACGTCGCCGCCCCGCCTCTATAG
- a CDS encoding LysE family translocator has protein sequence MTALPFNESTLLLLGPLALFALVSSITPGPNNIMLASSGLTFGFRRTIPHMLGVNLGFTLMLVLVGLGLGTMFQQLPWLYTVLKYAGAMYLLYLAWKIAMSGPLESGAQRGRPFTFMQAALFQWVNPKAWVMAVGVIATYTPQAGFYWNLALAAAVCCVVNLPSIGIWAAFGTALQRWLHRPLAIRAFNVGMAALLVASLYPVAVDVVRG, from the coding sequence ATGACGGCCTTACCTTTCAACGAATCCACTCTGTTGTTGCTGGGCCCGCTGGCGCTCTTCGCGCTGGTCAGCTCGATCACGCCCGGGCCGAACAACATCATGCTGGCCTCATCCGGCCTGACCTTCGGCTTCCGGCGCACCATCCCGCACATGCTGGGCGTGAACTTGGGTTTCACCTTGATGCTGGTGCTGGTGGGGCTGGGCCTGGGAACCATGTTCCAGCAATTGCCGTGGCTGTACACAGTGCTGAAGTACGCCGGGGCGATGTACCTGCTTTATCTGGCCTGGAAAATCGCCATGTCGGGCCCGCTGGAAAGCGGCGCCCAGCGCGGCCGCCCCTTCACATTCATGCAGGCCGCGCTGTTCCAGTGGGTGAACCCCAAGGCCTGGGTCATGGCGGTGGGCGTCATCGCCACCTATACGCCACAGGCCGGCTTCTATTGGAACCTTGCCCTGGCCGCCGCCGTCTGCTGCGTGGTCAACCTGCCCAGCATCGGCATCTGGGCCGCCTTCGGAACCGCCTTGCAACGGTGGCTGCACCGGCCGCTGGCAATACGGGCATTCAACGTCGGAATGGCGGCGCTGCTGGTGGCGTCGCTGTACCCGGTGGCGGTGGATGTGGTGCGGGGCTGA
- a CDS encoding DMT family transporter, translating into MSRPTAYASPAPAAAPLWEGYGYGLLGVLVFSLTLPMTRVAVAELSPVLIGLGRALLAAVPAALLLWLTRSRLPSRHEWPGVLLAATGIVVGWPMASTLAMATVPAAHGAVFNGLLPLSTAAFAAWRSGERPSLAFWAWAVAGAVLVMGYALRQGHGALQTGDLWLLLAVLLGGMGYAEGARASRTLGGARTICWALAVSAPVIAGPVLWLAAHTPPPSATVAAAFAYLAFGSMFLGFFAWYRGLAVGGIARVGQVQLLQPFLTVVAAALLFHETVEPLTFVFALAVVAIIAGGRRAIVRKAP; encoded by the coding sequence ATGTCGCGCCCCACTGCTTACGCTTCCCCCGCCCCCGCCGCCGCCCCCCTCTGGGAGGGCTATGGCTATGGCCTGCTGGGCGTGCTGGTGTTTTCGCTGACCCTGCCCATGACGCGCGTGGCGGTGGCCGAGCTGTCGCCGGTGCTGATCGGGCTGGGCCGCGCCCTGCTGGCGGCCGTGCCGGCTGCGCTGCTGCTGTGGCTGACGCGCAGCCGCCTGCCGAGCCGCCACGAATGGCCCGGTGTGCTGCTGGCGGCCACAGGCATCGTGGTGGGGTGGCCGATGGCCTCCACGCTGGCAATGGCCACCGTGCCGGCCGCGCACGGCGCCGTGTTCAATGGCCTGTTGCCGCTGTCCACGGCCGCGTTCGCCGCCTGGCGCAGCGGCGAACGCCCGTCGCTCGCCTTCTGGGCCTGGGCCGTGGCCGGCGCCGTGCTGGTCATGGGATACGCCCTGCGCCAGGGCCACGGCGCTCTGCAGACGGGCGACCTGTGGCTGCTGCTTGCGGTGCTGCTGGGCGGCATGGGCTACGCCGAGGGCGCGCGCGCCTCGCGCACATTGGGTGGCGCGCGCACGATCTGCTGGGCCCTGGCGGTCAGCGCGCCGGTCATCGCCGGCCCCGTGCTTTGGCTGGCCGCGCATACGCCGCCGCCCAGCGCCACCGTGGCGGCTGCCTTCGCCTACCTGGCGTTCGGCTCGATGTTCCTGGGGTTTTTTGCATGGTATCGTGGCCTGGCAGTAGGCGGCATCGCGCGCGTGGGCCAGGTGCAATTGCTGCAGCCGTTCCTTACCGTCGTGGCGGCCGCGCTGCTGTTCCACGAAACGGTCGAGCCGCTGACGTTCGTGTTTGCGCTGGCCGTCGTCGCCATCATCGCCGGCGGACGCCGCGCCATTGTCCGGAAAGCACCATGA